Proteins encoded within one genomic window of Cellulomonas flavigena DSM 20109:
- a CDS encoding HU family DNA-binding protein: MSVNRTELVQAVAEKAGLTNVDADKALKALQEVVVEQLAAGGSVSIPGFLAVARAERAARTGVNPQTGEKLEIPAGHRVKITAGSALKRAVQG, encoded by the coding sequence GTGAGCGTCAACCGCACCGAGCTCGTCCAGGCCGTCGCCGAGAAGGCCGGTCTGACCAACGTCGACGCCGACAAGGCACTCAAGGCTCTGCAGGAGGTCGTCGTCGAGCAGCTCGCCGCCGGCGGCAGCGTCTCCATCCCCGGCTTCCTCGCCGTCGCGCGCGCCGAGCGCGCCGCCCGCACGGGCGTGAACCCGCAGACGGGCGAGAAGCTCGAGATCCCCGCGGGCCACCGCGTGAAGATCACCGCAGGCAGCGCCCTCAAGCGCGCCGTCCAGGGCTGA
- a CDS encoding PHP domain-containing protein has product MSAADDQERAVATLRRVAFLLERAQARRYRSEAYRTAARTVERQAPGRLATLAAAGALTDLPGVGRSTADVVRRALAAEPVPALDELEAQTAAAAASSPEAAALHAALRGDLHSHTEASDGAAPVQEMVLTALDLGRDYLAVTDHSPRLTVAHGLSAARLRAQLADLAALRPALAPFDVLSGIEVDILDDGSLDQEPDLLDELDVVVASVHSKLRMDAAAMTRRMLAAVRNPRTDVLGHCTGRRLTGRQRPPSEFDARAVFDACAEHGVAVEINCRPDRLDPPHRLLQAAVDAGCVFTIDSDAHAPGQLDWLRAGCERAVAHGIGPDRVVTTRSAGEVRARGRVARR; this is encoded by the coding sequence GTGAGCGCAGCCGACGACCAGGAGCGTGCGGTCGCGACGCTGCGACGGGTCGCGTTCCTCCTCGAGCGTGCCCAGGCGAGGCGCTACCGGTCCGAGGCGTACCGGACGGCGGCTCGCACGGTCGAGCGGCAGGCCCCCGGCCGGCTCGCCACCCTCGCTGCCGCCGGGGCCCTCACCGACCTGCCGGGCGTCGGGCGCAGCACCGCCGACGTCGTTCGGCGTGCACTGGCAGCCGAGCCGGTCCCGGCCCTCGACGAGCTCGAGGCACAGACGGCCGCGGCCGCCGCGTCGTCCCCTGAGGCGGCCGCGCTGCACGCCGCGCTGCGTGGCGACCTGCACAGCCACACGGAGGCGAGCGACGGCGCCGCCCCCGTGCAGGAGATGGTCCTCACGGCGCTCGACCTCGGCCGCGACTACCTCGCCGTGACCGACCACTCGCCGCGGCTCACGGTCGCGCACGGCCTGTCCGCCGCCCGGCTGCGGGCACAGCTCGCCGACCTCGCCGCGCTGCGGCCCGCGCTGGCGCCGTTCGACGTGCTCAGCGGTATCGAGGTCGACATCCTCGACGACGGGTCGCTCGACCAGGAGCCCGACCTTCTCGACGAGCTGGACGTCGTCGTCGCCTCGGTGCACTCGAAGCTCCGCATGGACGCGGCAGCGATGACGCGCCGCATGCTGGCGGCCGTGCGCAACCCCCGTACGGACGTCCTGGGGCACTGCACGGGCCGGCGGCTCACCGGCCGGCAGCGACCGCCCAGCGAGTTCGACGCCCGGGCGGTGTTCGACGCGTGCGCCGAGCACGGAGTCGCGGTCGAGATCAACTGCCGCCCCGACCGGCTCGACCCGCCGCACCGGCTGCTGCAGGCGGCCGTCGACGCGGGGTGCGTCTTCACGATCGACTCCGACGCGCACGCCCCCGGGCAGCTCGACTGGCTGCGGGCCGGGTGCGAACGGGCCGTCGCGCACGGCATCGGGCCCGACCGCGTCGTGACGACCCGCAGCGCCGGCGAGGTCCGCGCGCGGGGGCGAGTGGCGCGACGGTGA
- a CDS encoding Ku protein produces MRAIWKGAVAFGLVNVPVRLYAATGEHEVRLHQVHREDGGRIRYRKVCEIDGEPVEWSDIAKGYETQDGELVVLTDQDFKQLPLSTEREIEVLEFVPADQVDPILLQKTYYLEPDKAAAKPYALLRGALEETDRVAVVKVAIRQRESMAVLRVRDRVIVLQTLLWPDEVREADFPVLDDDVTVRPQELTMASSLVESLAGDFDPSQYEDAYVTALEELIAAKVSSGDTQAPPAAPQEDESDGGGEVVDLLAALQRSVEKARAARGEDSGDDAAPPAPTRSSTSKGGSSKDGTSKGGSSKGGGGKKGTATRSTAGTKKSEEPASKRRSKAS; encoded by the coding sequence GTGCGGGCGATCTGGAAGGGCGCGGTGGCGTTCGGCCTCGTCAACGTGCCGGTGCGGCTCTACGCGGCCACCGGTGAGCACGAGGTGCGCCTGCACCAGGTGCACCGGGAGGACGGCGGGCGCATCCGGTACCGGAAGGTGTGCGAGATCGACGGCGAACCCGTCGAGTGGTCCGACATCGCGAAGGGCTACGAGACGCAGGACGGCGAGCTCGTCGTGCTCACCGACCAGGACTTCAAGCAGCTCCCGCTGTCCACGGAGCGGGAGATCGAGGTGCTGGAGTTCGTGCCGGCCGACCAGGTCGACCCGATCCTGCTGCAGAAGACGTACTACCTCGAGCCCGACAAGGCAGCCGCCAAGCCGTACGCGCTGCTGCGCGGTGCGCTCGAGGAGACCGACCGTGTCGCGGTGGTGAAGGTCGCGATCCGGCAGCGCGAGTCGATGGCCGTGCTGCGCGTCCGCGACCGGGTCATCGTGCTGCAGACCCTGCTGTGGCCGGACGAGGTCCGCGAGGCGGACTTCCCCGTGCTCGACGACGACGTCACCGTGCGTCCGCAGGAGCTGACCATGGCGTCGTCGCTCGTCGAGTCGCTCGCCGGGGACTTCGACCCGTCGCAGTACGAGGACGCGTACGTCACGGCGCTCGAGGAGCTCATCGCCGCGAAGGTGTCGTCGGGTGACACGCAGGCCCCGCCCGCGGCGCCGCAGGAGGACGAGTCCGACGGCGGCGGCGAGGTCGTCGACCTGCTCGCCGCGCTGCAGCGGTCCGTCGAGAAGGCGCGGGCCGCACGTGGCGAGGACTCCGGTGACGACGCCGCGCCGCCGGCGCCCACGAGGAGCAGCACCTCGAAGGGCGGCTCCTCGAAGGACGGCACCTCGAAGGGCGGCTCCTCGAAGGGCGGCGGCGGGAAGAAGGGCACCGCGACGAGGAGCACGGCGGGCACCAAGAAGTCCGAGGAGCCCGCGAGCAAGCGCCGCAGCAAGGCGTCGTGA
- the ligD gene encoding non-homologous end-joining DNA ligase, producing MEPMLATPAPARAALPHGPGWVFEVKWDGVRVLADAHDDSVRLSSRNERDVTSAYPELRGLAALGDVLLDGEVVLMEAGRPSFTALAERMHVRDTRRAAALAAARPVTYLVFDVLRHDGLDLTALPLSERRAVLDGLVLPAHVQASPWYDDGDDLWRVTAGHGLEGVVAKRRDAPYRPGRRSPDWVKAAHRRARTAVVGGWRPESTGTGRLGAVLLGAPDAAGGLRYLCRAGSGLGGPAAREMRALLAPLERATSPFRDDVPAVDARGTVWCDPVVVVEALYLARTPTGRLRQPVVRGVRTDTTADPWEQP from the coding sequence GTGGAGCCCATGCTCGCCACCCCTGCGCCTGCCCGTGCGGCGCTTCCGCACGGCCCGGGCTGGGTGTTCGAGGTCAAGTGGGACGGGGTGCGGGTGCTCGCGGACGCCCACGACGACAGCGTGCGCCTGAGCAGCCGCAACGAGCGGGACGTCACGTCGGCGTACCCCGAGCTGCGCGGTCTGGCGGCGCTCGGCGACGTGCTGCTCGACGGCGAGGTCGTGCTCATGGAGGCCGGCCGGCCGTCGTTCACGGCGCTCGCGGAGCGGATGCACGTGCGCGACACCCGGCGCGCGGCGGCCCTGGCGGCGGCCCGTCCGGTGACCTATCTGGTGTTCGACGTGCTGCGGCACGACGGACTCGACCTCACCGCGTTGCCGCTGTCGGAGCGACGCGCGGTGCTCGACGGCCTCGTGCTGCCGGCGCACGTGCAGGCGTCACCCTGGTACGACGACGGCGACGACCTGTGGCGCGTCACGGCGGGACACGGGCTCGAGGGCGTCGTGGCCAAGCGACGCGACGCGCCGTACCGACCCGGACGGCGCTCGCCCGACTGGGTGAAGGCGGCCCACCGCCGAGCCCGCACGGCGGTCGTCGGCGGGTGGCGACCGGAGTCGACCGGTACGGGCCGGCTGGGGGCCGTGCTGCTGGGCGCACCCGACGCGGCCGGCGGGCTGCGCTACCTGTGCCGCGCGGGTTCCGGGCTCGGCGGCCCCGCCGCGCGGGAGATGCGCGCCCTGCTCGCGCCGCTCGAGCGTGCCACGAGCCCGTTCCGCGACGACGTCCCCGCCGTCGACGCGCGCGGCACGGTGTGGTGCGACCCCGTCGTGGTCGTCGAGGCGCTGTACCTGGCGCGCACCCCGACAGGCCGGCTGCGCCAGCCGGTCGTGCGAGGGGTCCGCACCGACACCACCGCCGACCCCTGGGAGCAGCCGTGA
- a CDS encoding Dps family protein: MARDLPKYTVPSLTPEEGAKVAAILQERLNALNDLALTLKHIHWNVVGPHFIAVHEMIDPQVDAVRAMVDAVAERIATLGAAPVGTPGALVAARTWDDYSIGRASTSEHLGALDEVYVGVITDHRRAAADVEDLDTVTNDLLVGHLHELELFHWFVRAHLESAGGALSTAGASTEKDAAKAAGDAAAHAS; the protein is encoded by the coding sequence ATGGCCCGTGATCTGCCGAAGTACACCGTCCCGTCCCTCACCCCCGAGGAGGGCGCGAAGGTGGCGGCGATCCTGCAGGAACGCCTCAACGCGCTCAACGACCTGGCGCTGACGCTCAAGCACATCCACTGGAACGTGGTCGGCCCGCACTTCATCGCGGTGCACGAGATGATCGACCCGCAGGTCGACGCGGTGCGCGCCATGGTCGACGCGGTGGCGGAGCGCATCGCGACGTTGGGCGCAGCCCCCGTGGGCACCCCCGGCGCACTGGTCGCCGCCCGGACGTGGGACGACTACTCCATCGGCCGGGCGAGCACGAGCGAGCACCTCGGTGCGCTCGACGAGGTGTACGTGGGGGTCATCACCGACCACCGCCGCGCCGCCGCCGACGTGGAGGACCTCGACACCGTCACGAACGACCTGCTCGTCGGGCACCTGCACGAGCTCGAGCTCTTCCACTGGTTCGTGCGGGCGCACCTGGAGTCCGCGGGCGGTGCGCTGTCGACGGCCGGGGCGTCGACCGAGAAGGACGCGGCGAAGGCCGCCGGGGACGCGGCGGCGCACGCGTCGTGA
- a CDS encoding App1 family protein, with protein sequence MSTAQHDGPRPDALGSPDGDGLRAGRVTPRLETSDGTPVERLHLAARLEDRFDAALAQVLRRRGWTVRVVGYAGYGTDGHVRVLARTLLASPAVRQRDLPDAGADAQAGERPADAVRGWRSFFTAPVAGAPVEITLGGRTHRVETDRGGYVDAWLEADLAPGWHDVTLTSVDDARATTRVVVVGPEPTVGIVSDIDDTVMVTRLPRPLVAAWNVFVRHENAREAVPGMSRLYREIRAARPDSPVVYLSTGAWNAAPAIGRFLRRHDYPAGPLLLTDWGPTNTGLFRSGQRHKVAQLRRLFAELPQVRWILVGDDGQHDPQIYAGAVARFPERVEAVLIRQLTAGEHVLSSGLPVTAPEQEEAEEDAEEAPGVEVLLGADGEELLRRARQSGLVAPAGPGT encoded by the coding sequence GTGAGCACCGCGCAGCACGACGGCCCGCGGCCGGACGCGCTCGGCTCACCCGACGGGGACGGGCTGCGCGCGGGCCGCGTCACGCCTCGCCTCGAGACCTCCGACGGCACACCGGTCGAGCGCCTGCACCTGGCGGCGCGTCTGGAGGACCGGTTCGACGCCGCGCTCGCGCAGGTGCTGCGCCGGCGCGGCTGGACCGTGCGGGTCGTGGGGTACGCGGGCTACGGCACGGACGGGCACGTGCGGGTGCTGGCCCGCACGTTGCTCGCCTCGCCCGCCGTGCGGCAGCGCGACCTGCCCGACGCCGGGGCCGACGCCCAGGCGGGTGAGCGCCCGGCGGACGCGGTGCGCGGGTGGCGCTCGTTCTTCACCGCGCCCGTGGCCGGTGCACCCGTGGAGATCACCCTCGGTGGGCGCACGCACCGTGTCGAGACCGACCGCGGCGGCTACGTCGACGCGTGGCTCGAGGCCGACCTCGCCCCGGGGTGGCACGACGTGACGCTCACGTCCGTGGACGACGCGCGGGCGACCACGCGGGTCGTGGTCGTCGGCCCGGAGCCGACCGTGGGGATCGTCAGCGACATCGACGACACCGTCATGGTGACGCGCCTGCCGCGTCCGCTCGTGGCGGCGTGGAACGTGTTCGTGCGGCACGAGAACGCTCGCGAGGCGGTGCCGGGCATGTCGCGCCTGTACCGGGAGATCCGTGCCGCACGGCCGGACTCGCCCGTCGTCTACCTGTCGACCGGCGCGTGGAACGCGGCCCCGGCCATCGGGCGGTTCCTGCGTCGGCACGACTACCCCGCCGGGCCGCTCCTGCTGACCGACTGGGGGCCGACCAACACGGGCCTGTTCCGCAGCGGGCAGCGGCACAAGGTCGCGCAGCTGCGCCGCCTGTTCGCCGAGCTCCCGCAGGTGCGGTGGATCCTCGTCGGCGACGACGGGCAGCACGACCCGCAGATCTACGCCGGCGCCGTGGCCCGGTTCCCCGAGCGGGTCGAGGCCGTGCTCATCCGGCAGCTCACGGCAGGTGAGCACGTGCTCTCCAGCGGGCTGCCCGTGACCGCACCGGAGCAGGAGGAGGCCGAGGAGGACGCCGAGGAGGCCCCTGGCGTCGAGGTGCTGCTCGGCGCCGACGGTGAGGAGCTGCTGCGCCGCGCGCGCCAGAGCGGGCTGGTCGCACCGGCAGGACCCGGCACCTGA
- a CDS encoding cellulose binding domain-containing protein: protein MLSLATDALDPDRVYAAVGTYTNEWDPQNGAVLRSTDRGRTWERTMLPFKIGGNMPGRGMGERLQIDPNDNRVLYLGTENGNGLWRSTDSGVTWSNVASFPNAGTYAQDPTSANSYLTQNQGVVWVTFDPTSGTRGSRSRTIYVGVADKENNVYRSTDAGVTWERVPGQPTGFLPHKGVFDGESGQLYVATSDTGGPYDGAKGQVLRFDAGSGTWTDVSPLPLTSDDLYYGFSGLTIDRQDPDTIMVATQVAWWPDVIFFRSTDRGETWSRIWDWAGYPGRTLRYTMDISATPWITMGRTQAVDPDPLVKLGWMTESLEIDPFDSDRMMYGTGATVWGTDNLTDWDSGGTVDLTIRALGIEETAALDLAAPPGPVELYSGLGDLGGFVHDDITQVPETIYTQPVHGSVRSLDFAEKAPGTVVRVGDGVDGEVESHIGVTTTAGATWWAGQEPDGVTGPGTVAVSADGGRIVWSPDGTGVHVSTTFASTWTASTGVPPQARVEADRVDPTTFYAFAGGTFFTSSDGGATFAATTGTDFPTTGNVRFGAAPGNAGHVWLATEDGLYRSTDAGASFTRVPGFEDGGAVGFGKAAPGASYPAVYTTSRRDGVRGFFRSTDGGSTWVRINDDEHRYAWTGAAITGDPDVFGRVYVATNGRGIVVGEPDGALPTPGPSPTATATPTVSPTPSPTPTAGPTPTAGPTPTLTATPPAAACTVRYRTHGWSTGFTASLLLTNGGPATLDGWTLTLTYAEGQRLEQGWSATWSQAGAVVTATHAPWNRTLAPGAGVEIGFNGTHAGTAGVPLLAALDGRPCTVS from the coding sequence GTGCTCTCGCTGGCCACCGACGCGCTCGATCCCGACCGCGTCTACGCGGCCGTCGGCACCTACACCAACGAGTGGGACCCGCAGAACGGCGCCGTCCTGCGCTCCACCGACCGTGGCCGGACGTGGGAGCGGACGATGCTCCCGTTCAAGATCGGCGGCAACATGCCCGGCCGCGGCATGGGCGAGCGTCTGCAGATCGACCCGAACGACAACCGCGTCCTGTACCTGGGCACCGAGAACGGCAACGGCCTGTGGCGCTCCACGGACAGCGGCGTGACGTGGTCGAACGTCGCGAGCTTCCCCAACGCGGGCACCTACGCCCAGGACCCGACGTCCGCCAACTCGTACCTCACGCAGAACCAGGGTGTCGTGTGGGTGACGTTCGACCCGACGTCGGGCACCCGCGGCTCGCGCTCGCGGACGATCTACGTGGGCGTGGCGGACAAGGAGAACAACGTCTACCGCTCGACGGACGCCGGCGTGACGTGGGAGCGGGTCCCGGGGCAGCCGACGGGGTTCCTGCCGCACAAGGGCGTGTTCGACGGCGAGAGCGGCCAGCTCTACGTCGCGACGTCCGACACCGGGGGCCCGTACGACGGGGCCAAGGGCCAGGTGCTGCGGTTCGACGCGGGCAGCGGCACGTGGACCGACGTCTCACCGCTCCCCCTGACGTCCGACGACCTCTACTACGGGTTCTCGGGCCTGACGATCGACCGGCAGGACCCCGACACGATCATGGTCGCCACGCAGGTCGCCTGGTGGCCGGACGTCATCTTCTTCCGCTCGACCGACCGCGGTGAGACGTGGTCGAGGATCTGGGACTGGGCCGGCTACCCGGGGCGCACGCTGCGGTACACGATGGACATCTCCGCGACGCCGTGGATCACCATGGGCAGGACGCAGGCCGTCGACCCCGACCCGCTGGTCAAGCTGGGCTGGATGACGGAGTCGCTGGAGATCGACCCGTTCGACTCGGACCGCATGATGTACGGCACCGGGGCGACCGTGTGGGGCACGGACAACCTCACCGACTGGGACTCCGGCGGCACGGTCGACCTCACGATCCGTGCCCTCGGCATCGAGGAGACCGCGGCGCTCGACCTCGCCGCTCCCCCGGGGCCGGTTGAGCTCTACTCGGGCCTCGGCGACCTCGGCGGGTTCGTGCACGACGACATCACCCAGGTGCCCGAGACCATCTACACGCAGCCCGTGCACGGGTCGGTGCGTAGCCTGGACTTCGCGGAGAAGGCGCCCGGGACCGTCGTGCGCGTCGGTGACGGCGTGGACGGTGAGGTGGAGTCGCACATCGGGGTCACGACGACCGCGGGTGCGACGTGGTGGGCCGGGCAGGAGCCGGACGGCGTGACCGGTCCCGGTACCGTGGCCGTGTCGGCGGACGGCGGCAGGATCGTCTGGAGCCCCGACGGCACCGGCGTGCACGTGTCGACGACGTTCGCGTCCACGTGGACCGCCTCGACGGGCGTGCCGCCGCAGGCGCGGGTCGAGGCCGACCGCGTCGACCCGACGACGTTCTACGCGTTCGCCGGTGGGACGTTCTTCACGTCGTCCGACGGCGGCGCGACGTTCGCCGCCACCACAGGGACCGACTTCCCGACCACGGGCAACGTGCGCTTCGGCGCGGCCCCCGGGAACGCCGGCCACGTGTGGCTCGCCACCGAGGACGGCCTGTACCGCTCCACCGACGCGGGGGCGAGCTTCACGCGCGTGCCCGGGTTCGAGGACGGGGGCGCGGTCGGCTTCGGCAAGGCGGCCCCGGGGGCGTCCTACCCGGCGGTCTACACGACGTCGAGGCGTGACGGCGTCCGCGGCTTCTTCCGCTCGACGGACGGCGGGTCGACGTGGGTCCGCATCAACGACGACGAGCACCGGTACGCGTGGACCGGTGCCGCGATCACGGGCGACCCCGACGTGTTCGGCCGCGTCTACGTCGCCACGAACGGGCGCGGGATCGTCGTCGGCGAGCCGGACGGCGCGCTGCCGACGCCCGGCCCCTCCCCCACGGCGACAGCGACGCCCACGGTCTCGCCGACCCCGTCCCCCACACCCACCGCGGGCCCGACACCGACCGCCGGCCCGACACCCACGCTCACCGCCACGCCCCCGGCCGCTGCGTGCACCGTGCGGTACAGGACGCACGGCTGGAGCACCGGCTTCACCGCGTCCCTCCTGCTCACGAACGGCGGGCCGGCCACCCTCGACGGCTGGACCCTGACCCTGACGTACGCCGAGGGCCAGCGGCTCGAGCAGGGCTGGAGCGCGACGTGGTCGCAGGCGGGCGCCGTGGTGACGGCGACGCACGCGCCGTGGAACAGGACGCTCGCCCCCGGCGCCGGGGTGGAGATCGGGTTCAACGGCACCCACGCCGGGACCGCGGGGGTACCGCTCCTCGCCGCGCTCGACGGACGGCCCTGCACGGTCTCCTGA
- the mqo gene encoding malate dehydrogenase (quinone) codes for MAARNQDTAADVDVLLVGGGIMSATLASLIGTLEPSWRIEVHERLDSPATESSNAWNNAGTGHAALCELNYTPQRADGSVDVTKAVTINEQYELSRELWHHLAAAGRLPGAEDAVTTTPHLTFVRGAEDVEFLRRRWEALRRHRLFADLEFTTDRAVIARWAPLLVTDRLDDEPVAATRATWGTDVDFGSLTRAMLADAVTRGATVHTSSEVTRLRRLRDGRWRVTVADRRWNGNPPRTLTARFVFVGAGGGALHLLQRSRIKEIRGYAGFPISGQFLRTTNPGLVAQHRAKVYGKAAIGAPPMSVPHLDARVVDGDQALMFGPYAGWSMKFLKRGSWTDLLRSVRPGNLVPMIAVGLRNMSLVTYLIREVTADDAARLRSLRSYMPSADPRDWELITAGQRVQVIKRGKGGGVLEFGTELVTSQDGSIAGLLGASPGASTAVATMLDLLERCFPERADAWRPQLQQLMPSMGGGAWDAALEQQLVDDGTLTGGH; via the coding sequence GTGGCAGCGCGAAACCAGGACACCGCAGCCGACGTCGACGTGCTCCTCGTCGGCGGCGGGATCATGAGCGCGACCCTGGCGTCGCTCATCGGGACGCTCGAGCCGAGCTGGCGCATCGAGGTGCACGAGCGCCTCGACTCCCCGGCGACGGAGAGCTCCAACGCGTGGAACAACGCCGGCACGGGCCACGCCGCTCTCTGCGAGCTCAACTACACGCCGCAGCGCGCCGACGGCTCCGTCGACGTCACCAAGGCCGTGACGATCAACGAGCAGTACGAGCTCTCGCGGGAGCTCTGGCACCACCTCGCCGCCGCCGGCCGCCTGCCCGGGGCCGAGGACGCCGTCACGACGACCCCGCACCTCACGTTCGTGCGCGGGGCCGAGGACGTCGAGTTCCTGCGCCGGCGCTGGGAGGCGCTGCGCCGGCACCGGCTCTTCGCGGACCTCGAGTTCACCACCGACCGGGCCGTCATCGCCCGCTGGGCGCCCCTGCTGGTCACCGATCGCCTCGACGACGAGCCCGTCGCCGCGACGCGCGCGACCTGGGGCACCGACGTCGACTTCGGCTCGCTCACACGCGCCATGCTCGCCGACGCCGTCACGCGCGGCGCGACCGTGCACACCAGCAGCGAGGTCACCCGCCTGCGGCGGCTGCGGGACGGCCGCTGGCGCGTCACCGTCGCCGACCGCCGCTGGAACGGCAACCCGCCGCGTACGCTCACGGCCCGGTTCGTGTTCGTCGGCGCCGGGGGCGGCGCGCTGCACCTGCTGCAGCGCTCGCGGATCAAGGAGATCCGCGGCTACGCCGGCTTCCCGATCAGCGGCCAGTTCCTGCGGACCACCAACCCCGGGCTCGTGGCGCAGCACCGCGCCAAGGTGTACGGCAAGGCCGCGATCGGTGCCCCGCCGATGTCGGTGCCGCACCTCGACGCACGCGTCGTGGACGGCGACCAGGCACTGATGTTCGGCCCCTACGCGGGCTGGAGCATGAAGTTCCTCAAGCGGGGCTCGTGGACGGACCTGCTGCGCTCGGTGCGCCCGGGCAACCTCGTGCCGATGATCGCCGTCGGCCTGCGCAACATGAGCCTGGTCACCTACCTGATCCGTGAGGTCACGGCGGACGACGCCGCGCGCCTGCGGTCGCTGCGGTCGTACATGCCGTCGGCGGACCCGCGCGACTGGGAGCTCATCACGGCCGGGCAGCGCGTGCAGGTCATCAAGCGCGGCAAGGGCGGCGGCGTGCTCGAGTTCGGCACCGAGCTCGTGACCTCGCAGGACGGCTCGATCGCCGGGCTGCTCGGCGCCTCGCCGGGCGCGTCGACCGCGGTCGCCACGATGCTCGACCTCCTGGAGCGGTGCTTCCCCGAGCGGGCGGACGCGTGGCGGCCCCAGCTCCAGCAGCTCATGCCGAGCATGGGCGGCGGTGCGTGGGACGCAGCGCTCGAGCAGCAGCTCGTGGACGACGGGACGCTCACGGGCGGACACTGA
- a CDS encoding DUF2277 domain-containing protein: MCRNITTLRGLEPHATSEEIEAAARQYVRKVTGVQQLTDATREPFERAVAEIAHITAHLLDELPERRRPPATVPPLRRPEVQARVAAREAG, translated from the coding sequence ATGTGCCGGAACATCACCACCCTGCGCGGCCTGGAGCCGCATGCCACGTCCGAGGAGATCGAGGCAGCTGCGCGCCAGTACGTCCGCAAGGTCACGGGCGTCCAGCAGCTGACCGACGCGACGCGCGAGCCCTTCGAGCGGGCCGTCGCCGAGATCGCGCACATCACTGCGCACCTGCTCGACGAGCTGCCTGAACGGCGTCGTCCGCCGGCCACCGTGCCGCCGTTGCGCCGGCCCGAGGTCCAGGCGCGCGTCGCGGCGCGCGAGGCCGGCTGA
- a CDS encoding methylated-DNA--[protein]-cysteine S-methyltransferase encodes MTSTTEQGTTVAGAAPDTATLRALHERLVARAQHDGLLDVAYRVVDSPLGGVLVAAGERGVLRVAFAVQGHDAALADLATRVSPRVLEGGSRLDPVLRELDEYFAGTRRTFDVPLDLRLARGFRRDVLAALPRVGYGATASYGQVAASVGRPAAVRAVGTACALNPVPVLLPCHRVVRADGTPGRYAGGDDAKSALIAWERGGSGPLDPHAGRA; translated from the coding sequence ATGACGAGCACGACGGAGCAGGGCACGACCGTGGCGGGCGCGGCACCCGACACGGCAACGCTGCGGGCGCTGCACGAACGGCTGGTCGCCCGCGCACAGCACGACGGGCTTCTCGACGTCGCGTACCGCGTGGTCGACTCCCCGCTGGGTGGCGTGCTCGTGGCCGCGGGGGAGCGCGGCGTGCTGCGCGTCGCGTTCGCGGTGCAGGGCCACGACGCCGCGCTCGCCGATCTCGCGACGCGCGTCAGCCCCCGTGTGCTCGAGGGCGGCTCGCGCCTCGACCCGGTGCTGCGCGAGCTCGACGAGTACTTCGCCGGGACCCGGCGCACGTTCGACGTGCCGCTGGACCTGCGGCTCGCGCGGGGCTTCCGGCGCGACGTTCTCGCCGCTCTTCCCCGGGTCGGCTACGGCGCCACCGCGTCGTACGGGCAGGTCGCGGCGAGCGTCGGGCGACCGGCCGCGGTGCGTGCGGTGGGCACCGCGTGCGCGCTCAACCCCGTCCCGGTCCTGCTGCCGTGCCACCGGGTGGTGCGCGCCGACGGCACACCGGGCCGGTACGCGGGTGGTGACGACGCCAAGAGCGCGCTGATCGCGTGGGAGCGGGGCGGCTCCGGACCCCTCGACCCGCACGCCGGCCGGGCGTAG
- a CDS encoding RNA polymerase sigma factor: MTRPFEDVVREHGTTVLRVCRSVLGTRDADDAWSETFLAALRAWPDLPADANVEAWLVTIARRRSIDELRRRARRAAPVDDPAGVGGEPLVGAAPLPGARDLDLWRAVAALPDKQRRVVVLHHLGGLPYAQVAAVVGGTGAAARRAAADGVAALRRTYGEVGEEVPA; encoded by the coding sequence ATGACCCGGCCGTTCGAGGACGTCGTGCGCGAGCACGGCACCACGGTGCTGCGCGTGTGCCGCTCCGTGCTCGGCACCCGCGACGCCGACGACGCGTGGTCCGAGACCTTCCTCGCGGCCCTGCGGGCCTGGCCCGACCTGCCCGCGGACGCCAACGTCGAGGCGTGGCTCGTGACCATCGCCCGCCGCCGGTCCATCGACGAGCTGCGACGCCGCGCACGACGTGCGGCCCCGGTGGACGACCCGGCGGGCGTGGGCGGCGAGCCCCTGGTGGGCGCGGCGCCGTTGCCCGGGGCGCGGGACCTGGACCTGTGGCGTGCCGTCGCGGCGCTGCCCGACAAGCAGCGACGCGTCGTCGTGCTGCACCACCTGGGCGGTCTGCCCTACGCGCAGGTCGCCGCGGTCGTCGGCGGCACCGGTGCCGCGGCGCGGCGGGCCGCGGCGGACGGCGTCGCGGCGCTGCGCCGGACGTACGGCGAGGTGGGCGAGGAGGTACCGGCATGA